One window from the genome of Bacteroidota bacterium encodes:
- a CDS encoding DUF5011 domain-containing protein produces MPTLLNILILGIVVLMQGCADRGNPPVLRLIGNDTVSTFHGSAYDDRGVIAFDREDLDITDKVVVSQPINVNVPGFQQQVYSVTDRHGNTTDIGRTVQITASSVSLDGNFTAKSNGFNCATNGSTVRLSPYLGRADQVLISPVFGTGNSTLVMQIEENNGLSYVSGTDIPCNLTIYQANGYISANADSMVVLIYGNSQPIGYSTLVYLRQ; encoded by the coding sequence ATGCCTACACTTTTGAATATCCTCATCCTTGGCATCGTCGTGCTGATGCAAGGTTGTGCCGACAGAGGAAATCCACCCGTGTTGCGACTGATTGGCAACGACACTGTTTCTACCTTTCATGGATCCGCCTACGATGACCGTGGGGTAATCGCATTTGACCGTGAAGACCTTGACATCACCGACAAGGTGGTGGTTTCGCAACCGATCAATGTCAATGTTCCGGGATTCCAACAACAAGTTTACAGTGTCACGGACCGACATGGCAACACCACTGATATCGGTCGCACCGTCCAAATCACAGCCTCGTCCGTTTCTCTTGACGGTAACTTTACTGCAAAGTCAAATGGTTTTAATTGCGCGACCAACGGTAGCACCGTGCGCCTTTCTCCGTATCTCGGCAGAGCGGATCAGGTTCTCATTTCCCCGGTTTTTGGAACGGGAAATTCGACATTGGTGATGCAAATCGAGGAAAACAATGGCCTCTCTTATGTGAGTGGCACCGACATTCCCTGCAACTTAACGATCTATCAGGCAAATGGATACATTTCCGCGAATGCAGATTCGATGGTCGTTTTGATTTATGGGAATAGTCAACCGATTGGCTACAGCACGTTGGTTTATTTGCGGCAATAA
- the smc gene encoding chromosome segregation protein SMC, whose protein sequence is MQLKSLEIHGFKSFADKTLFLFDKGITGIVGPNGCGKSNIVDSMRWVLGEQKTRKLRSEKMENVIFNGTSKRKKAHFAEVVLTFENTKNILPTEFTTVAISRKLYRTGESEYMINGVACRLKDIHDLFLDTGIGPDSYAIIELKMVDDILNDKENSRRILFEEAAGISKYKIRKKQTLKKLEETQDDLERVEDILFEIQKQLKSLEAQAKKARKYFEIKGEYKLVSSRHAYFAIRGLRGSYESIEKEEQTFGDKLGGLQSTIAKHEARLQELRKEQIDNENRLSASQKDLNAHITRIQEIEKEKSIKNERLKYLQQREFAIGDQLEKDRKNYARIKEELESVTSKRIEVAKLVHDGNKLLATLKAAKEDVSGRFDELKLQTEGYAEVHRTMELNLSRLEKDREIKLIQIDGLTKEIERNEADRTSKTDELDSFAGTLETLTLEVAELEASVNNLRALKTQNDADLEASSKAIDQLKDAIYKSNRGLDSRQNEYNLTKSLVENLEGFPDSVKFLKKEASWIKEAPLLGDIFLTSDTYKVALENLLDPYMSYYVVDTRADAMQAIQLLANTAKGRANFFVLEELNTYPAVQAKAISGATPALELVEVAEKYQALAAYLLDNVYMVDDESNIPAELPEQAFFLTKSGSMQRKKYAIGGGSIGLFQGKRLGRAKNLEKLAKEIKQIEKELSELKNALVDQEVKHQQFKGHQYGRDLETQNNLYQRKHRDLSVLQAREKEYRDFITRAGERSEIIERQIVELEQQTERLGPQIAAMREDFSVKAAILEEARRMFENCQADLSDKSQAFNTQNILCIQQKNQLDMLERDEQQKQSTIKALVESEEKNRRDLQETKDNIHSLVQNNLQNDDEMVALYEQKKAKEDHTGKLEQIAGQMRSNINATEDQIRAGRKEKEECEEQKNAIKDRVTDIKIQLNSLKERMKVEFDVDISDLDESDLFEGGIDEYAPDAVEHEMVKLRQKLQTYGEINPMAVEAYDEMKERFDFINTQKTDLMEARKTLLDTISEIDTTATEKFTEAFVQIRKHFKEVFQHLFYAGDTCDLELSNPEDVLESPIDIMAKPKGKRPLSINQLSGGEKTLTAVALLFAIYLLKPAPFCIFDEVDAPLDDANIDKFNNIIREFSKDSQFIIVTHNKRTMAATNVMYGVTMEATGISKVLPVDLVALNLTE, encoded by the coding sequence ATGCAACTCAAGAGCCTGGAAATACACGGCTTCAAAAGCTTCGCCGACAAGACCCTGTTCCTCTTTGACAAGGGGATCACAGGCATCGTCGGCCCCAACGGTTGCGGCAAAAGCAATATCGTGGACTCCATGCGCTGGGTGCTCGGCGAGCAGAAAACCCGCAAGCTCCGCTCCGAAAAGATGGAGAATGTCATCTTCAACGGCACGAGCAAACGCAAAAAAGCCCATTTCGCCGAGGTGGTCCTCACATTCGAGAATACCAAAAACATTCTCCCCACCGAATTCACCACGGTCGCCATCAGCCGCAAGCTCTACCGCACCGGCGAAAGTGAATACATGATCAACGGCGTCGCCTGCCGCCTCAAAGACATCCACGACCTGTTCCTCGACACCGGCATCGGCCCCGACAGCTACGCCATCATCGAACTCAAAATGGTCGATGACATCCTCAACGACAAGGAAAATTCGCGGAGGATCCTGTTTGAGGAAGCGGCCGGCATCAGCAAGTACAAGATTCGCAAGAAGCAGACCCTCAAGAAACTGGAAGAAACGCAGGATGACCTCGAAAGGGTGGAGGACATTCTCTTCGAAATCCAGAAGCAGCTCAAAAGCCTTGAAGCACAAGCCAAAAAGGCCCGCAAATACTTCGAAATCAAGGGCGAATACAAGCTTGTGAGTTCGCGGCATGCCTACTTTGCCATTCGTGGATTGCGCGGCAGCTACGAATCCATCGAGAAGGAGGAGCAGACCTTTGGGGACAAACTTGGCGGATTGCAGTCCACGATTGCCAAGCACGAAGCAAGGTTGCAGGAACTGCGCAAGGAGCAGATTGACAATGAAAACCGCCTTTCGGCCTCGCAAAAAGACCTGAATGCGCATATCACCCGCATTCAGGAAATAGAAAAGGAAAAATCCATCAAAAACGAGCGCCTCAAATACCTGCAACAGCGGGAATTTGCGATCGGCGATCAACTCGAGAAGGACCGGAAAAACTATGCGCGGATCAAGGAGGAACTCGAATCCGTGACCTCCAAGCGCATCGAAGTTGCGAAACTCGTCCACGACGGCAACAAGTTGCTCGCCACTCTCAAAGCCGCCAAGGAAGACGTTTCAGGACGATTCGACGAATTGAAACTCCAAACCGAAGGTTATGCAGAGGTGCACCGCACCATGGAGTTGAACCTGAGCCGCCTCGAAAAGGACCGCGAGATCAAGCTCATCCAAATCGATGGCCTCACCAAGGAAATCGAACGCAACGAGGCCGACCGCACGAGCAAAACCGACGAATTGGATTCGTTTGCAGGCACATTGGAGACGTTGACGCTGGAAGTCGCCGAATTGGAGGCAAGTGTCAACAACCTGCGTGCGCTCAAAACGCAAAACGATGCTGATTTGGAAGCGAGCAGCAAGGCGATCGATCAACTCAAGGACGCGATTTACAAAAGCAACCGTGGCTTGGATTCGCGTCAAAACGAATACAACCTTACCAAAAGCCTCGTCGAGAACCTCGAAGGTTTCCCTGACAGCGTCAAATTCCTGAAAAAGGAAGCGAGTTGGATCAAGGAAGCACCCTTGTTGGGTGATATTTTCCTCACGAGCGACACATACAAGGTCGCCTTGGAAAACCTGCTCGATCCCTACATGAGCTACTACGTCGTGGACACCCGCGCCGACGCCATGCAGGCCATTCAACTCCTGGCCAATACCGCCAAGGGACGGGCCAACTTCTTCGTTCTCGAGGAATTGAATACCTATCCCGCGGTCCAAGCGAAGGCGATTTCGGGTGCAACCCCTGCCCTCGAATTGGTCGAAGTCGCCGAAAAGTACCAAGCGCTTGCCGCCTACTTGCTGGACAATGTTTATATGGTGGATGACGAATCCAACATTCCCGCAGAGCTTCCGGAGCAGGCATTTTTCCTGACCAAGTCGGGTTCGATGCAGCGCAAAAAGTATGCAATCGGGGGCGGCAGCATCGGATTGTTCCAGGGAAAACGCCTGGGGCGCGCCAAAAACCTGGAAAAGCTCGCCAAGGAAATCAAGCAGATTGAAAAGGAACTCTCCGAATTGAAAAATGCCCTGGTGGATCAGGAGGTCAAGCATCAGCAGTTCAAAGGACATCAATACGGTCGCGATCTTGAGACGCAAAACAATCTCTATCAGCGCAAACACCGCGATTTGAGCGTTTTGCAAGCCCGCGAAAAGGAATACCGCGACTTCATCACCCGCGCCGGGGAGCGCAGCGAAATCATCGAGCGCCAAATCGTCGAATTGGAGCAACAAACGGAGCGCCTCGGTCCGCAGATTGCCGCGATGCGTGAGGATTTTTCCGTGAAAGCCGCGATTTTAGAGGAAGCCCGCCGCATGTTTGAGAATTGTCAGGCGGATCTCAGCGATAAAAGTCAGGCATTCAACACGCAAAACATTCTCTGCATTCAGCAAAAGAATCAGCTCGACATGCTGGAACGCGACGAGCAACAAAAGCAGTCCACGATCAAGGCCTTGGTGGAAAGCGAGGAGAAAAACCGCCGTGACTTGCAGGAGACGAAGGACAATATCCATTCGCTCGTGCAAAACAACTTGCAAAACGACGACGAGATGGTCGCTTTGTACGAGCAGAAAAAGGCCAAGGAAGACCATACGGGCAAACTCGAGCAGATTGCCGGGCAAATGCGCAGCAACATCAATGCGACCGAGGATCAGATTCGGGCCGGGCGCAAGGAAAAAGAGGAATGTGAGGAGCAGAAGAATGCCATCAAGGACCGCGTCACCGACATCAAGATCCAGCTCAACAGCCTGAAGGAGCGCATGAAGGTCGAATTTGACGTGGACATCAGCGACCTCGACGAATCAGACCTGTTTGAAGGCGGCATCGACGAATATGCACCTGACGCCGTCGAGCATGAAATGGTCAAATTGAGGCAAAAGCTACAAACCTACGGCGAAATCAATCCGATGGCGGTGGAGGCGTATGACGAGATGAAGGAACGTTTTGACTTCATCAACACGCAGAAAACCGACTTGATGGAGGCCCGCAAGACGCTGCTCGATACGATTTCGGAGATTGACACGACCGCGACCGAGAAGTTTACGGAGGCCTTCGTGCAGATCCGCAAACACTTCAAGGAGGTCTTTCAGCATCTTTTTTATGCAGGCGACACCTGCGACTTGGAGCTGAGCAATCCGGAGGATGTGTTGGAGAGTCCGATCGATATCATGGCCAAGCCCAAGGGCAAACGTCCGCTGTCGATCAACCAACTTTCCGGCGGGGAAAAGACGCTGACGGCCGTGGCGCTCTTGTTTGCGATTTACCTGCTCAAGCCCGCGCCTTTCTGCATCTTCGACGAGGTCGACGCCCCGTTGGACGACGCCAACATCGACAAATTCAACAACATCATCCGCGAATTCAGCAAGGATTCGCAGTTCATCATCGTGACCCACAACAAGCGCACCATGGCCGCCACCAACGTCATGTACGGCGTGACCATGGAAGCCACCGGCATCAGCAAGGTGCTCCCAGTGGACTTGGTAGCCCTGAATTTGACGGAGTAA